The following proteins are co-located in the Lagenorhynchus albirostris chromosome 2, mLagAlb1.1, whole genome shotgun sequence genome:
- the MASP2 gene encoding mannan-binding lectin serine protease 2 isoform X3 — MGYVLHRNKHTCSALCSGQVFTARSGVLSSPGYPQPYPKLSSCTYSIRLEEGFRVTLDFVESFDVEMHPETQCPYDSLKIQTDKEEYGPFCGKTLPRRIETKSNTVTITFATDESGDHTGWKIHYNSTAQPCPDPTAPPNGHISPVQATYIMKDRFFVFCESGYELLQGYWPLKFVAVCQTDGSWDQPMPECSIVDCGPPDDLPSGQVDYITGAEVTIYKAVVKYRCNEFYTMRTDDGKYVCEADGFWTSSKREKSPPVCEPVCGISTRTTEGRIYGGQNAKLGDFPWQALLLGKTVAAGALLYDNWILTAAHAVYEQRGDVSSLDIRMGALKRLSPHYTQAWAEAIFIHERYTHNAGYDNDIALIKLKNKVVLNRNIMPICLPRKEAECFMRTNDIGTASGWGLTQRGFLARNLMFVDIPVVDHQNCTAAYAKKSYPGGRVTDNMLCAGLESGGKDSCKGDSGGALVFLHNETQKWFVGGIVSWGSINCGEADQYAVYTKVINYIPWIKNIINSF, encoded by the exons ATGGGCTATGTTCTCCACAGGAACAAGCACACTTGCTCAG ccctgtgctCAGGCCAGGTCTTCACCGCCCGGTCTGGGGTGCTCAGCAGCCCTGGATACCCTCAGCCGTACCCCAAACTCTCCAGCTGCACCTACAGCATCCGCCTGGAGGAAGGGTTCCGTGTCACCCTGGACTTCGTGGAGTCCTTTGACGTGGAGATGCACCCTGAGACCCAGTGCCCCTACGACTCCCTGAAG ATTCAAACAGACAAGGAGGAATATGGCCCATTTTGTGGGAAGACGTTGCCCCGCAGGATTGAAACTAAGAGCAACACTGTGACCATCACCTTTGCCACCGATGAGTCGGGGGACCACACGGGCTGGAAGATCCACTACAACAGCACAG CTCAGCCCTGCCCTGACCCGACGGCACCACCTAACGGCCACATCTCCCCTGTGCAGGCCACATACATCATGAAAGACCGCTTCTTTGTCTTCTGCGAGTCGGGCTACGAACTTCTGCAA GGTTATTGGCCCCTGAAATTTGTTGCAGTCTGTCAGACAGATGGATCTTGGGACCAACCGATGCCGGAGTGCAGCA TTGTTGACTGTGGCCCTCCTGATGACCTACCCAGTGGCCAAGTGGACTATATAACAGGTGCCGAGGTGACCATATACAAAGCTGTGGTTAAATATCGCTGTAATGAGTTCTACACAATGAGAACAGATGATG GTAAATATGTGTGTGAGGCTGATGGATTCTGGACGAgctccaaaagagaaaaatcaccccCCGTCTGTGAGCCTG tttgtgGAATATCCACCCGTACCACAGAAGGTCGTATATATGGAGGACAAAATGCAAAGCTTGGCGATTTTCCTTGGCAAGCCCTGTTATTAGGTAAAACTGTAGCAGCAGGTGCACTTCTATATGACAACTGGATCCTAACAGCTGCTCATGCTGTATATGAGCAAAGAGGAGACGTCTCCTCCCTAGACATTAGAATGGGTGCCCTGAAGAGACTGTCACCTCATTATACACAAGCCTGGGCCGAGGCCATTTTTATACATGAACGTTACACTCATAATGCTGGTTACGATAATGACATAGCATTGATTAAATTGAAGAACAAAGTTGTATTAAATAGAAACATCATGCCTATTTGTTTGCCAAGAAAAGAAGCTGAATGCTTCATGAGAACCAATGATATTGGAACTGCATCTGGATGGGGATTAACCCAAAGGGGTTTTCTTGCCAGAAATCTAATGTTTGTTGACATACCAGTTGTTGACCATCAAAACTGTACTGCGGCATATGCAAAGAAGTCCTATCCGGGGGGAAGGGTAACTGACAACATGCTTTGTGCTGGTTTAGAAAGTGGGGGCAAGGACAGCTGTAAAGGCGACAGTGGGGGGGCATTAGTGTTTCTACATAATGAGACACAGAAATGGTTTGTGGGAGGAATAGTGTCCTGGGGTTCCATCAATTGTGGGGAAGCAGATCAGTATGCGGTCTACACAAAAGTCATTAACTATATTCCCTGGATCAAGAACATAATTAATAGTTTTTAA